A portion of the Natronococcus sp. AD-5 genome contains these proteins:
- a CDS encoding CPBP family intramembrane glutamic endopeptidase: protein MSTVDQADGYTRSILVAIVLSVSGILASQFTTAPAFLLDPTLLESPADASNASTFVFLTLNFLGFFLVGGVYLWWTERSWEWLDLRRPSRRGWLYVLAGVFASIAFVIVVNTVATLLDLPSSENQVMELIGDDPTMVLLMIVVVFLFNAPAEEFLFRNVIQKRLYAAFSRTGAVVVTSLIFALVHIPAYGMAAGGGAAPLGAVGVSLAVVFGGSIIFGTLYAKTDNLFVPIAAHAAFNAIQFAILYLVLRFAPEELESATAVSVEAGLALLPL from the coding sequence ATGTCGACAGTAGATCAGGCGGACGGGTACACGCGGTCGATACTCGTCGCCATCGTCCTCTCGGTCTCGGGCATTCTCGCGTCTCAGTTCACGACCGCTCCGGCGTTTCTGCTCGATCCGACGCTCCTCGAGTCCCCGGCGGACGCCTCCAACGCGTCGACGTTCGTCTTTCTCACCCTGAACTTCCTCGGGTTCTTCCTCGTGGGCGGGGTCTACCTCTGGTGGACCGAACGAAGCTGGGAGTGGCTCGACCTGCGGCGCCCGTCGCGACGCGGCTGGCTCTACGTCCTCGCGGGCGTCTTCGCCAGTATCGCGTTCGTGATCGTCGTCAACACCGTCGCGACGCTGCTCGATCTGCCGTCGTCGGAGAATCAGGTCATGGAACTGATCGGCGACGATCCCACCATGGTGTTGCTCATGATCGTCGTCGTCTTCCTGTTCAACGCGCCCGCCGAGGAGTTCCTGTTCCGGAACGTGATCCAGAAGCGGCTGTACGCGGCGTTCAGCCGAACGGGAGCGGTCGTCGTCACGAGCCTCATCTTCGCGCTCGTTCACATTCCGGCCTACGGGATGGCCGCCGGCGGCGGCGCCGCACCGCTCGGCGCCGTGGGCGTCTCGCTCGCCGTCGTCTTCGGCGGTTCGATCATCTTCGGCACCCTCTACGCGAAAACGGACAACCTCTTCGTTCCCATCGCGGCCCACGCCGCGTTCAACGCCATCCAGTTCGCCATCCTCTACCTCGTGCTTCGCTTCGCGCCCGAGGAACTCGAGAGCGCGACGGCCGTGAGCGTCGAGGCCGGACTGGCGCTGCTTCCGCTCTGA
- a CDS encoding adenosylhomocysteinase: protein MTEYPPISDQLNEAAEQSSANPEMEFQDVDAAREEGRRKMDWAAQHMPILEHVREEFVADQPFEGERIAMAMHVEAKTAMLVETLAEGGAEVAVTGCNPLSTHDDVSAALDAHENITSYAKRGVDDEEYYAAIEAVIAHEPTITVDDGMDLVAAIHEDYPELIEGIVGGAEETTTGVHRLRAMDEDGALEYPVFAVNDTPMKRLFDNVHGTGESSLASIAMTTNLSWAGKDVVVSGYGYCGKGVAKKAAGQNANVIVTEVEPRRALEAHMEGYEVMPMDEAAEVGDVFLTTTGNRDVIVEEHFEKMNDGVLLANAGHFDIEIDLDALDDLAVDRYEARDGVEAYELEDGRRLNVIAEGRLVNLAAPISLGHPVEVMDQSFGVQAVCVRELLENSDEYDAGVHDVPDELDREIAEIKLEAEGVEYDALTETQREYMDSWDHGT, encoded by the coding sequence ATGACCGAGTATCCGCCGATCAGCGATCAGCTGAACGAAGCCGCCGAGCAGAGCTCGGCGAATCCTGAAATGGAATTTCAGGACGTGGATGCGGCTCGAGAGGAGGGCCGCCGCAAGATGGACTGGGCAGCCCAACACATGCCGATCCTCGAGCACGTCCGCGAGGAGTTCGTCGCGGACCAGCCGTTCGAGGGCGAGCGGATCGCGATGGCGATGCACGTCGAGGCGAAGACGGCGATGCTCGTCGAGACGCTCGCGGAGGGCGGCGCCGAGGTAGCGGTGACGGGCTGTAACCCGCTGTCGACCCACGACGACGTCTCGGCAGCGCTCGACGCCCACGAGAACATCACGAGCTACGCGAAACGCGGCGTCGACGACGAGGAGTACTACGCCGCCATCGAGGCCGTCATCGCCCACGAGCCGACGATCACCGTCGACGACGGGATGGACCTCGTCGCGGCGATCCACGAGGACTACCCCGAACTGATCGAGGGCATCGTCGGCGGCGCCGAGGAGACGACCACCGGCGTCCACCGACTGCGCGCGATGGACGAAGACGGCGCGCTCGAGTACCCCGTCTTCGCGGTCAACGACACGCCCATGAAGCGACTCTTCGACAACGTCCACGGCACCGGCGAGTCCTCGCTGGCCTCGATCGCGATGACCACGAACCTCTCGTGGGCCGGCAAGGACGTCGTCGTCTCGGGCTACGGCTACTGCGGCAAGGGCGTCGCGAAGAAGGCGGCGGGCCAGAACGCGAACGTCATCGTCACCGAAGTCGAACCCCGGCGCGCCCTCGAGGCCCACATGGAGGGTTACGAGGTCATGCCGATGGACGAGGCCGCCGAAGTCGGCGACGTTTTCCTCACGACGACGGGCAACCGCGACGTCATCGTCGAGGAGCACTTCGAGAAGATGAACGACGGCGTCCTGCTCGCCAACGCGGGTCACTTCGACATCGAGATCGACCTCGACGCGCTCGACGACCTCGCGGTCGACCGCTACGAGGCCCGCGACGGCGTCGAAGCCTACGAACTCGAGGACGGCCGCCGGCTGAACGTCATCGCCGAGGGTCGACTCGTCAACCTCGCCGCGCCGATCTCGCTCGGCCACCCCGTCGAAGTGATGGACCAGAGCTTCGGCGTTCAGGCCGTCTGCGTGCGGGAACTGCTCGAGAACAGCGATGAGTACGACGCGGGCGTTCACGACGTTCCCGACGAACTGGACCGGGAAATCGCCGAGATCAAACTCGAGGCCGAGGGCGTCGAGTACGACGCGCTGACCGAGACGCAGCGCGAGTACATGGACTCCTGGGACCACGGCACGTAA
- a CDS encoding amidohydrolase has protein sequence MTTLAITGGRALSPDATVTRTDVLIDQERGEILELGDDLAADADETLDASDSLVTPGFVNGHCHVAMTLLRGYADDKPLDAWLQEDIWPAEAELTPDDVRVGAELGLLEMIESGTTAFADMYFHVPEIADAVDRAGLRARLGHGIVTVAKDDAVAREDARTSLDVAAEYDGAADGRISTAFMPHSLTTVGGEYLEEFVPKAREAGVPIHYHANETRDEVTPIVDEHGVRPLAYAAERGMLEPQDFVAHGVHVDESEIGLLAEAGTGVIHCPASNMKLASGMAPVQRMLEEGVTVGLGTDGVASNNDLSMLDEARDAAMLGKLATEDASAVPAEAVVEMMTGGSADAIGLDAGRLEEGAPADLAVLDLEQPHLTPAHDLVSHLAYAAAAADVRHTICDGRVLMRDREVLTLEEDAVRERATEAAASLVARVEA, from the coding sequence ATGACGACGCTGGCCATCACCGGCGGGCGGGCGCTGTCGCCCGACGCGACGGTAACGCGTACGGACGTACTGATCGACCAGGAGCGCGGCGAGATCCTCGAACTCGGCGACGACCTCGCGGCCGACGCCGACGAGACCCTCGACGCGTCGGACTCGCTGGTCACGCCCGGTTTCGTCAACGGCCACTGCCACGTCGCGATGACGCTGCTCCGGGGCTACGCCGACGACAAGCCGCTCGACGCCTGGCTCCAGGAGGACATCTGGCCCGCGGAGGCCGAACTCACCCCCGACGACGTCCGGGTCGGAGCGGAGCTCGGGCTGCTCGAGATGATCGAGAGCGGGACGACCGCCTTCGCGGACATGTACTTCCACGTCCCCGAGATCGCCGACGCGGTCGATCGTGCGGGACTCCGCGCGCGACTCGGCCACGGGATCGTCACCGTCGCTAAGGACGACGCGGTTGCCCGCGAGGACGCACGGACGAGTCTCGACGTCGCCGCGGAGTACGACGGCGCGGCCGACGGCCGGATCTCGACGGCGTTCATGCCGCACTCGCTGACGACCGTCGGCGGGGAGTACCTCGAGGAGTTCGTCCCGAAAGCCCGCGAGGCCGGCGTGCCGATCCACTACCACGCGAACGAGACCAGAGACGAGGTGACGCCGATCGTCGACGAGCACGGCGTCAGGCCGCTCGCCTACGCCGCCGAGAGGGGGATGCTCGAGCCCCAGGATTTCGTCGCCCACGGCGTTCACGTCGACGAGAGCGAGATCGGCCTGCTCGCGGAGGCGGGGACGGGCGTGATCCACTGTCCGGCCTCGAACATGAAACTCGCCAGCGGAATGGCGCCGGTCCAGCGGATGCTCGAGGAGGGCGTCACCGTCGGCCTCGGCACCGACGGGGTGGCCTCGAACAACGACCTCTCGATGCTCGACGAGGCCCGCGACGCGGCGATGCTCGGCAAGCTCGCAACCGAGGACGCGAGCGCGGTGCCGGCCGAGGCGGTCGTCGAGATGATGACCGGGGGAAGCGCCGACGCGATCGGTCTCGACGCCGGCCGCCTCGAGGAAGGTGCGCCCGCTGACCTCGCGGTGCTCGACCTCGAACAGCCGCACCTGACGCCGGCTCACGACCTCGTGAGTCACCTCGCGTACGCCGCGGCCGCCGCCGACGTCCGCCACACGATCTGTGACGGGCGGGTGCTCATGCGGGACCGGGAGGTGCTGACGCTCGAGGAGGACGCGGTTCGGGAACGGGCGACCGAGGCGGCGGCATCGCTGGTGGCTCGAGTCGAAGCCTGA
- a CDS encoding polysaccharide deacetylase family protein produces the protein MGTVVISLDAELGWGFHHKPLPEERLRETRENWLRLRRLFDRYDVPATWAIAGHLFLNSCESCHPNHPAGERCCTRSIGDLPAKDIWFGNGLIDEVATASADHEIASHGFTHIHFNHECMDSELASLEVRSCVDAAASRGFDLTSFVCPVNKVGHRDVLVEHGFDCYRGVNPAVESQNTLTWQATKLSSSVLGRPTPPIVDPHVDEHGLVNVPASLFLFNIDGKYKKPFSVVGTDPVVRQVKSGVDRVAESDGVLHLWFHPHNLQTAQHYERLHSIVRYVDRRREESDVRVETMGEVADRVKRAKRPASGLE, from the coding sequence ATGGGAACGGTCGTCATCTCTCTGGACGCGGAACTCGGATGGGGGTTCCACCACAAACCGCTCCCGGAGGAACGTCTTCGTGAGACTCGCGAGAACTGGCTGCGCCTTCGAAGGCTGTTCGATCGGTACGACGTACCGGCTACGTGGGCTATTGCCGGCCACCTGTTCTTGAACTCGTGCGAGAGCTGCCACCCGAACCACCCCGCCGGCGAACGGTGCTGCACGCGGTCGATAGGCGACCTCCCTGCGAAGGATATCTGGTTCGGGAACGGACTCATCGACGAGGTCGCCACCGCTTCGGCCGACCACGAGATCGCCAGTCACGGATTCACGCACATTCACTTCAACCACGAGTGTATGGATTCCGAGTTGGCGAGTCTGGAGGTCAGAAGTTGCGTCGACGCCGCTGCTAGCCGCGGATTCGACCTGACGTCGTTCGTCTGTCCGGTCAACAAGGTCGGTCACCGGGACGTACTCGTGGAACACGGGTTCGACTGCTATCGCGGCGTGAATCCGGCCGTCGAGTCGCAGAATACGCTGACGTGGCAGGCCACGAAACTCTCGAGTTCGGTACTCGGAAGACCCACGCCGCCGATCGTCGACCCGCACGTCGACGAACACGGCCTCGTCAACGTTCCCGCATCCCTCTTTCTCTTCAATATCGACGGAAAATACAAAAAGCCGTTCTCCGTGGTCGGGACGGATCCCGTAGTGAGGCAGGTGAAATCCGGAGTCGATCGGGTCGCAGAAAGCGATGGAGTCTTGCATCTGTGGTTCCACCCTCACAATCTGCAAACCGCTCAGCACTACGAACGTCTCCACTCGATCGTACGGTACGTCGATCGGCGTCGCGAAGAGAGCGACGTGCGCGTCGAAACGATGGGCGAGGTCGCCGACAGAGTAAAACGGGCGAAGCGACCGGCGAGTGGACTCGAATAG
- a CDS encoding GNAT family N-acetyltransferase — protein sequence MTDSYEIRRYEPADRDAFLALFEEVLGGEMGTEWFRWKYEANPYVDHVPIVIAERDGDVVGARSFFPLPLAAGTDRYTAFQPCDSMVHPDHQRRGVFTRMNEAAIERYDDVDLFFNFPNHRSLPGNLKLGWEIVSTRETYYRVQNPTAWLSQLEPIEPVVRALARGYVSARDRLADSSDGFELSWYDRVPSSLLATLAGSETVSQFHVVRDETFYEWRFENPNRTYRAGVATRGGDPVAAVVYGRKERRNGSTTVRIVDVLPLTDGSISPRTAALSALLDGMLRKNEDADVCAAPAGVIPRTLLDARGFHSDERAPLKWVTASSTHVVRPSGENPSDWTRSGRQLTDGSNWRLAFCEVDSG from the coding sequence ATGACCGACTCGTACGAGATCCGACGGTACGAACCAGCGGACAGAGACGCATTTCTCGCCCTCTTCGAGGAGGTGTTGGGCGGCGAGATGGGAACGGAGTGGTTCAGGTGGAAGTACGAAGCGAATCCGTACGTCGATCACGTGCCGATCGTGATCGCAGAGCGCGACGGCGACGTCGTCGGCGCGCGATCTTTCTTCCCGCTTCCCCTCGCTGCGGGGACCGACAGATACACCGCCTTCCAGCCGTGCGACTCGATGGTTCACCCCGATCACCAGCGACGAGGAGTGTTCACGCGAATGAACGAAGCGGCCATCGAGCGGTACGACGACGTGGACTTGTTCTTTAATTTCCCGAATCACCGCTCGCTCCCGGGCAACCTCAAACTCGGCTGGGAGATCGTGTCCACCCGGGAGACGTATTATCGCGTCCAGAACCCGACCGCGTGGCTATCACAACTCGAGCCGATCGAGCCGGTCGTGCGCGCGCTCGCTCGCGGCTACGTCTCGGCCAGAGACCGGCTCGCCGACTCGAGCGACGGATTCGAGCTCTCGTGGTACGATCGCGTTCCGTCGTCGTTGCTCGCGACGCTCGCCGGATCCGAGACGGTCTCCCAGTTCCACGTCGTCCGCGACGAGACGTTCTACGAGTGGCGCTTCGAAAACCCGAACCGAACGTATCGAGCGGGCGTCGCGACTCGCGGAGGAGACCCGGTTGCGGCCGTCGTTTACGGCCGAAAAGAGCGACGGAACGGATCGACGACGGTTCGAATCGTCGACGTGCTACCGTTAACGGACGGGTCGATCTCACCGCGTACGGCCGCCCTATCCGCGCTTCTCGACGGGATGCTTCGGAAGAACGAGGACGCGGACGTCTGCGCCGCGCCCGCGGGAGTGATTCCGCGGACGCTGCTCGACGCGCGCGGCTTCCACAGCGACGAGCGAGCGCCGCTCAAGTGGGTCACCGCCTCGTCGACGCACGTCGTCCGTCCGTCCGGGGAGAATCCGAGCGACTGGACGCGTTCCGGACGGCAACTTACGGACGGGTCGAACTGGCGACTCGCGTTCTGCGAAGTCGATAGCGGATAA
- a CDS encoding oligosaccharide flippase family protein, with protein MKRSITSGFLSIVSIKFLLISLDFLSSPLLTRFLGEGYGDYAFLMSIFAIYMIFVSSGVGDGVRKYVAEERERPYWDEHVVGFYLRLALILAAIGCFVLALGARTGLVTTRLGTSYQTYFYLLSLLVFTSQFREYTRRTLMGFGLERYSEPLLFLDKTLFIVAGVGLAFLGYGVAGVLIGHMIGAATTSIVGLLLINREVSLVTAFTDIPSREFPRHELFVFNGLSIVLILCLQSLYHVDVMMLGVLGTTQETAYYKISLTIAEFLWIVPLALQNVLLHSTSNIWSKHDRERINSIAARVTRYTLLFTLLLGIGIGALAPAALPVIYPEEYIASYTPILLLLPGCVGFALARPILAIGQGKGDLHVLIAATGAAAVLNVVLNGLLIPRYGMHGAAIATSIGYGCMFAFHVWSAREIGFYPVDDARIPQAVLVAAVAAVPIFLLARFLDHSLLSLLVVPPVGAVVFLVLAIVLGAVDLEEILDILESVPDPIGSVGSTLRTELDTVGERWEDDATTEGFGDDAEPLEDRPPAADERSEAEALTAGAASQSQPTARVADESGGAESRSHSSGEGATTSESRPLLDDFADESTADETRRSGGADATTDGTSAPNPEVRDRLETLETTVERQNERIEEQRQTLEQLIDELRRGR; from the coding sequence ATGAAACGGAGTATCACCAGCGGGTTTCTCTCGATCGTTAGCATCAAGTTCCTCCTCATCAGCCTCGATTTTCTCTCGTCGCCGCTTCTGACCCGGTTTCTCGGCGAGGGATACGGTGACTACGCGTTCCTGATGTCCATCTTCGCCATCTACATGATATTCGTCAGTTCGGGGGTCGGCGACGGCGTCAGGAAATACGTCGCGGAGGAACGCGAGCGGCCGTACTGGGACGAACACGTCGTCGGATTCTACCTCCGGCTGGCGCTGATCCTCGCGGCGATCGGGTGCTTCGTACTGGCTCTCGGCGCCCGGACCGGGTTAGTGACGACCCGGCTCGGAACGTCGTATCAGACGTACTTCTACCTCCTCTCGCTGCTCGTCTTTACCTCCCAGTTTCGCGAGTACACGCGGCGGACGCTCATGGGATTCGGTCTCGAGCGGTACTCCGAGCCGCTGCTCTTCCTCGATAAGACCCTGTTCATCGTCGCCGGCGTCGGACTCGCGTTCCTCGGCTACGGGGTCGCCGGCGTGCTGATCGGCCACATGATCGGGGCGGCGACGACGTCGATCGTCGGACTCCTCTTGATAAATCGGGAGGTGTCGCTGGTGACCGCCTTCACCGACATTCCGTCCAGGGAGTTTCCGCGTCACGAACTCTTCGTCTTCAACGGGCTCAGCATCGTTCTGATCCTCTGTTTGCAGTCCCTGTACCACGTCGACGTCATGATGCTCGGGGTTCTCGGAACGACGCAGGAAACCGCGTACTACAAGATCTCGCTCACGATCGCGGAATTCCTCTGGATCGTCCCGCTGGCGCTACAAAACGTGCTCTTACACTCGACGTCGAACATCTGGTCGAAACACGACCGCGAGCGGATCAACTCGATCGCCGCTCGCGTCACCCGGTACACGCTGTTGTTTACGCTCCTCCTCGGGATCGGTATCGGGGCGCTCGCCCCGGCCGCCCTCCCGGTCATCTATCCCGAGGAGTACATCGCGAGTTACACCCCGATCCTTCTATTGCTGCCCGGGTGCGTCGGGTTCGCCCTGGCGCGACCGATTCTCGCGATCGGTCAGGGAAAGGGCGACCTTCACGTCCTGATCGCTGCGACCGGCGCGGCGGCGGTACTCAACGTCGTACTCAACGGACTGTTGATTCCGCGGTACGGGATGCACGGCGCGGCGATCGCGACGAGCATCGGCTACGGCTGTATGTTCGCGTTTCACGTCTGGAGCGCCCGCGAAATCGGATTCTATCCGGTCGACGACGCTCGCATTCCGCAGGCCGTTCTCGTGGCCGCGGTCGCCGCGGTTCCGATCTTCCTCCTGGCGCGATTCCTCGACCACTCGCTCCTTTCCCTGCTCGTCGTTCCCCCCGTCGGAGCGGTCGTCTTCCTGGTACTCGCGATCGTTCTCGGTGCGGTCGATCTCGAGGAGATTCTCGACATCCTCGAGAGCGTTCCGGACCCGATCGGATCCGTCGGATCCACCCTCCGTACCGAACTCGATACCGTCGGCGAGAGGTGGGAAGACGACGCCACGACGGAGGGCTTCGGTGACGACGCCGAGCCGCTCGAGGACCGCCCTCCCGCGGCCGACGAGCGGAGCGAGGCCGAGGCGCTGACCGCCGGCGCGGCGAGCCAGTCGCAACCGACCGCGCGAGTCGCCGACGAGTCGGGCGGCGCCGAGTCCCGGTCGCACTCGTCCGGCGAAGGAGCGACGACGAGCGAGTCGCGGCCCCTGCTGGACGACTTCGCGGACGAGTCGACCGCCGACGAGACGCGGCGTTCGGGGGGAGCGGACGCGACGACCGACGGCACCTCGGCTCCGAACCCGGAGGTCCGCGATCGACTCGAGACGCTCGAGACGACGGTCGAACGGCAGAACGAGCGGATCGAGGAACAGCGACAGACGCTCGAGCAGCTGATCGACGAACTCCGGCGGGGTCGGTAG
- a CDS encoding HVO_0234 family beta-propeller protein, with protein sequence MDSIEEKRVYDDRQGAASAYVASSFGVVRVRVAGDSVGEFGLCERCDARDVVAAGETIAVATDEDVRVLDSGGDAIDDPTFVETGFGPAVAVGTDGSQPLAAGSDGRIARREDDSWVTLEDDLGASVRAVDGDLVGTDRGVYRVHEGGLDHAGLTDVRDVSAAGVPLAATDDGLYKLGNGWMSVLEGSFDVVAADPRSDPGRLVRAHAVSGDSVREYAAEDGEWRALEHPADPVVDVGYGDAVYAVAEDGTFAAATDGEWRSQVLGVDGVTGLAVPLER encoded by the coding sequence ATGGATTCGATCGAAGAGAAACGCGTCTACGACGACCGGCAGGGGGCCGCGAGCGCCTACGTCGCGAGTTCGTTCGGCGTCGTTCGCGTGCGGGTCGCCGGCGACTCCGTCGGCGAGTTCGGCCTCTGCGAGCGCTGCGACGCGAGAGACGTCGTCGCGGCCGGCGAGACGATCGCGGTCGCGACGGACGAGGACGTCCGCGTGCTGGATTCAGGGGGAGACGCGATCGACGACCCCACCTTCGTCGAGACCGGGTTCGGCCCCGCGGTCGCGGTCGGCACCGACGGTTCGCAGCCGCTCGCGGCCGGTTCCGACGGCCGCATCGCCCGACGGGAGGACGATAGCTGGGTGACGCTCGAGGACGACCTCGGCGCGTCGGTCCGCGCCGTCGACGGCGACCTCGTCGGCACGGATCGCGGCGTCTATCGGGTTCACGAGGGCGGTCTCGATCACGCCGGGCTCACCGACGTTCGCGACGTCTCCGCCGCCGGCGTCCCGCTCGCCGCGACCGACGACGGGCTCTACAAGCTCGGCAACGGGTGGATGTCGGTCCTGGAGGGCTCGTTCGACGTCGTCGCCGCGGATCCGCGCTCCGACCCCGGCCGCCTCGTCCGCGCCCACGCGGTTTCGGGCGACTCGGTCCGCGAATACGCGGCCGAGGACGGCGAGTGGCGGGCACTCGAGCACCCGGCCGATCCCGTCGTCGACGTCGGCTACGGCGACGCCGTCTACGCGGTCGCGGAGGACGGCACGTTCGCCGCGGCGACCGACGGCGAGTGGCGGTCCCAGGTGCTCGGCGTCGACGGCGTCACGGGACTCGCGGTCCCGCTCGAGCGGTAA
- the glmM gene encoding phosphoglucosamine mutase produces the protein MQVFGSSGTRGVANEELTPAFVLRVAKAAGTAWGVGRIAIARDTRYTGQMLADAAASGLASTGTDVDRLGIVPTPGAQAYAEREGVPVMVITASHNPPQYNGVKLVSSDGVELGVSDLESIEETLLAEAFAVAPWDETGRVREVEGAKREYVTELLEAVDRDRIADADLTIALDPGHGAGSLTSPEFFRKLGCRVVTVNGQPDGHFPGRDPEPILSNLEDLGRLVRATDADIGIAHDGDADRAIFFDENGEYVEGDATLAALAAAELESDDTTVSAVNVSQRLVDVANEIGAELELTPIGSTNIITRIRELEAKNKHVPVAGEGNGGIFFPDYRLARDGAFTAARFLELVAERPVSEIVAPYDGYANVRRNIEYESTAERDAMLDAAANHAQAASAELNTRDGYRLDYGDAWVLARPSGTEPLVRIYAEARDGDRADDLAGDMYETLAEAKADA, from the coding sequence ATGCAAGTATTCGGATCGAGCGGGACGCGCGGCGTCGCCAACGAGGAGTTGACGCCGGCGTTCGTCCTTCGCGTCGCGAAAGCAGCGGGAACGGCCTGGGGGGTCGGCCGCATCGCGATCGCACGCGACACGAGATACACCGGGCAGATGCTCGCCGACGCCGCCGCGAGCGGCCTCGCGAGCACGGGAACGGACGTCGACCGCCTGGGAATCGTGCCGACGCCCGGCGCGCAGGCCTACGCCGAGCGCGAGGGGGTGCCTGTCATGGTCATCACGGCCTCGCACAACCCGCCCCAGTACAACGGCGTCAAGCTCGTCAGCAGCGACGGCGTCGAGCTCGGCGTGTCGGATCTCGAGTCGATCGAGGAGACGCTGCTCGCGGAGGCCTTCGCCGTCGCCCCGTGGGACGAGACGGGCCGCGTCCGGGAGGTCGAAGGTGCAAAGCGCGAGTACGTCACCGAACTGCTCGAGGCGGTCGACCGCGACCGGATCGCCGACGCCGACCTGACGATTGCGCTCGACCCGGGCCACGGCGCGGGCTCGCTGACCAGTCCGGAGTTCTTCCGCAAGCTCGGCTGTCGCGTCGTCACCGTCAACGGCCAGCCCGACGGCCACTTCCCCGGCCGCGATCCGGAACCGATCCTCTCGAACCTCGAGGATCTGGGTCGACTCGTCCGGGCCACCGACGCCGACATCGGGATCGCCCACGACGGCGACGCCGACCGGGCCATCTTCTTCGACGAGAACGGCGAGTACGTCGAGGGCGACGCCACCCTCGCCGCGCTCGCGGCGGCGGAACTCGAGTCCGACGACACCACCGTCTCCGCGGTGAACGTCTCCCAGCGGCTCGTCGACGTCGCCAACGAGATCGGCGCCGAACTCGAGCTGACGCCGATCGGCTCGACGAACATCATCACCCGAATCCGGGAACTCGAGGCCAAGAACAAGCACGTCCCCGTCGCGGGCGAGGGCAACGGCGGGATCTTCTTCCCCGATTACCGACTCGCGCGCGACGGCGCCTTCACCGCCGCGCGATTCCTCGAACTCGTCGCCGAGCGACCGGTGAGCGAGATCGTCGCCCCCTACGACGGCTACGCCAACGTCCGGCGCAACATCGAGTACGAGTCGACGGCCGAGCGCGACGCGATGCTCGACGCCGCGGCCAACCACGCCCAGGCCGCGAGCGCCGAGCTCAACACGCGGGACGGCTACCGACTGGATTACGGCGACGCGTGGGTGCTCGCTCGCCCCTCCGGCACGGAGCCGCTCGTCCGGATCTACGCCGAGGCCCGCGACGGCGACCGCGCGGACGACCTCGCCGGGGACATGTACGAGACGCTGGCCGAGGCGAAAGCCGACGCCTGA
- a CDS encoding HPP family protein, producing MDDRTGTTLHTALLISTTAGVAWLSGLPMLFPSLGPSAFVLALFQDSDATSPRRVIGGHAIGVAAGLFAYHLLAEGISMTVATAPGSLEGLQLAASAVLATTLTAGGMLATDTRHPPACATTLIVSLGLLSALREGVLIVLAVVLLVVAHRLLLATERAGARYGDELRS from the coding sequence ATGGACGACCGGACGGGGACGACGCTGCACACCGCCCTTCTCATCTCGACGACGGCCGGCGTGGCGTGGTTGTCGGGACTCCCGATGCTCTTTCCGAGCCTCGGTCCCTCGGCGTTCGTGCTGGCGCTGTTCCAGGACAGCGACGCGACCTCGCCGCGGCGGGTGATCGGCGGCCACGCGATCGGCGTCGCTGCCGGGCTGTTCGCCTACCACCTGCTCGCGGAGGGTATCAGCATGACGGTCGCGACCGCACCGGGCTCGTTGGAGGGACTCCAGCTCGCCGCCAGCGCCGTCCTCGCGACGACGCTGACCGCCGGGGGAATGCTCGCGACGGACACCCGCCACCCGCCCGCCTGTGCGACGACGCTGATCGTCTCCCTCGGCCTCCTGTCGGCGCTTCGGGAGGGCGTACTGATCGTTCTCGCGGTCGTCCTGCTCGTGGTCGCCCACCGGTTGCTGCTCGCGACCGAGCGGGCCGGCGCGCGCTACGGCGATGAACTGCGGTCCTGA
- a CDS encoding universal stress protein: MARQLLVPMDDSEPARAALEYALERFPDDEITVVHAVDDLEAGYGGRPPAVAGEDSYPDVFDDVDRLADEYGRRIETRVVEGQPATAILEYVDEAGIDDIVIGSEGRSGVSRMLLGSVAEQVARRSPVPVMIVP; this comes from the coding sequence ATGGCCAGACAGCTTCTCGTTCCGATGGACGACTCCGAGCCCGCCCGGGCGGCCCTCGAGTACGCGCTCGAGCGGTTTCCCGACGACGAGATCACGGTCGTCCACGCGGTCGACGACCTCGAGGCGGGATACGGCGGCCGTCCGCCGGCGGTCGCCGGCGAGGACAGCTACCCCGACGTGTTCGACGACGTCGACCGGCTCGCCGACGAGTACGGACGGCGAATCGAGACGCGGGTCGTCGAAGGACAGCCGGCGACGGCGATCCTCGAGTACGTCGACGAAGCGGGAATCGACGACATCGTCATCGGCAGCGAGGGGCGATCGGGCGTCTCGCGGATGCTCCTGGGGAGCGTCGCCGAGCAGGTCGCTCGGCGCTCTCCCGTGCCGGTGATGATCGTCCCCTGA